The proteins below come from a single Pseudarthrobacter sp. SSS035 genomic window:
- a CDS encoding FAD/NAD(P)-binding domain-containing protein, with protein MGKSKSIRAAIIGAGPRGTSVLERLLAHAAAYAAAHSGPASLHIDVIDPYPAGPGHVWQPGQSRLYLMNTQSFYPTVIPEDPRLAPPVAGTTFDRWRARQQREPMPALTLDERSELAALGTRDFPSRALYGRYLRCTLDELTAKLPDGVTVCFHETTAVSVRPSRDGTAGTLGESAAGGTAPSTFDVGLAGGGSVTVDSVVLALGHLASRLNPEQRELQASAAQLGLSYFPPAVPADVDWAAVPAGEPVLVRGMGLNFFDAMGQLTEGRGGKFIDAGTRLEYQPSGQEPLIIAASRRGTPYRAKAALAGYYPASVTLRYLTDAALERFAATGIRPGFDHDLWPLLHRDTLWAYYSTLVRSQPAAVPDAAEFLPALDEALRPHAHSAANWEAAVESVLAVHVGPRHRLDLRGLASPLAGRSFGSRAELDAAVVEYLLDDARRSALGEEDPVKMAIGALHHGRAVLKTAVADGGITDESWVAGLRGWFESFVEGLASGPPALRSEQLAALARAGVVSFVGPDPRFSVDRRSGRFTAVSPWVNGPPVAAKTMVEALAPANRVSANDSPLLEQLLADGMVRPRLMMTAEGAPVQATGLDVAPHPYRPVAANGSVTDGLYVLGLQLSATQWGTAIAAEALQPGGATYASGQRTLRDADEIAQGILGH; from the coding sequence TTGGGTAAATCGAAGAGCATCCGGGCCGCCATCATCGGCGCCGGACCGCGGGGAACGAGTGTGCTGGAGCGTTTGCTCGCACACGCCGCCGCGTACGCCGCTGCCCACTCCGGCCCCGCATCCCTCCATATCGACGTCATCGACCCCTATCCGGCGGGTCCGGGGCACGTGTGGCAGCCAGGCCAGTCCCGGCTGTACCTTATGAACACCCAGTCCTTTTATCCCACCGTCATCCCTGAAGACCCCCGGCTGGCGCCGCCCGTCGCGGGCACCACGTTCGACCGCTGGCGGGCCCGGCAGCAGCGTGAGCCGATGCCGGCCCTGACGCTGGACGAGCGGTCCGAACTGGCTGCCTTGGGAACGCGGGACTTCCCCAGCCGGGCGCTGTACGGCCGCTACCTGCGCTGCACGCTCGACGAGCTGACGGCAAAACTGCCCGACGGCGTCACCGTCTGTTTCCACGAAACGACGGCCGTGTCGGTGCGCCCGTCGCGCGACGGAACGGCGGGGACACTGGGGGAGAGTGCCGCAGGCGGGACAGCCCCCAGTACGTTCGACGTCGGACTCGCCGGCGGCGGTTCGGTCACGGTCGATTCCGTGGTCCTGGCCCTGGGGCACCTTGCATCCCGGCTGAACCCGGAACAGCGGGAACTCCAGGCATCGGCCGCACAGCTGGGCCTGAGCTACTTCCCGCCGGCCGTCCCGGCGGACGTCGACTGGGCCGCGGTTCCGGCCGGCGAACCGGTCCTGGTCCGGGGGATGGGGCTGAACTTCTTCGACGCGATGGGCCAGCTCACGGAGGGCCGCGGCGGAAAGTTCATCGACGCCGGAACCCGGCTCGAGTATCAGCCGTCCGGCCAGGAACCGCTGATCATTGCCGCCTCCCGCCGCGGCACCCCGTACCGGGCCAAGGCCGCACTTGCCGGCTACTACCCGGCGTCGGTCACCCTGCGGTACCTGACCGATGCCGCGCTGGAACGGTTCGCGGCCACCGGGATCCGCCCGGGCTTCGACCATGATCTCTGGCCCCTGCTGCACCGCGACACCCTCTGGGCCTACTACTCCACCCTGGTGCGCTCGCAGCCCGCGGCCGTCCCCGACGCAGCCGAGTTCCTGCCCGCGCTGGATGAGGCGCTGCGCCCGCATGCCCACAGCGCCGCCAACTGGGAGGCCGCGGTGGAGAGTGTCCTGGCAGTGCACGTCGGGCCGCGGCACCGGCTGGATCTGCGGGGCCTCGCGTCTCCCTTGGCGGGCAGGTCCTTCGGATCGCGTGCTGAACTGGATGCCGCCGTCGTCGAGTACCTGCTCGATGACGCCCGCCGCTCCGCACTGGGCGAGGAGGATCCGGTGAAGATGGCCATCGGCGCGCTGCATCACGGGCGTGCGGTGCTGAAAACGGCAGTGGCCGACGGCGGCATCACGGATGAATCCTGGGTGGCCGGCCTGCGTGGCTGGTTTGAGTCGTTTGTGGAGGGCCTGGCCAGCGGACCGCCTGCGCTGCGCTCCGAACAACTGGCTGCCCTGGCGCGCGCCGGCGTGGTCAGTTTCGTGGGGCCGGACCCCCGGTTCAGTGTGGACCGCCGGTCAGGCCGCTTTACCGCCGTCTCGCCCTGGGTGAACGGTCCGCCGGTGGCGGCGAAGACCATGGTGGAGGCCCTCGCGCCGGCCAACCGCGTCTCTGCGAACGACTCACCGCTCCTGGAACAGCTTCTTGCGGACGGGATGGTGCGGCCCCGGCTGATGATGACGGCGGAAGGTGCGCCGGTGCAGGCCACCGGGCTGGACGTGGCGCCGCACCCGTACCGGCCGGTGGCGGCCAACGGCTCGGTCACCGATGGTCTCTACGTGCTGGGCCTGCAGCTTTCGGCCACCCAGTGGGGCACGGCCATCGCCGCGGAAGCGCTCCAGCCGGGCGGCGCCACGTACGCC
- a CDS encoding phosphomannomutase/phosphoglucomutase, translating to MTSEQTKTFDLSASFKAYDVRGIVGESITAEIVEAVGAAFVDVLELEGQTILVGGDMRPSSPEFAKAFADGAATRGADVKLLDLISTDELYFACGSLNAAGATFTASHNPAEYNGIKMSKAGAQPISSESGLKEIQALAEKYLNEGSIPAAPKRGLIGVHDVLKDYSEYLRQLVDLSGSRPLKVVVDAGNGMAGLTTPAVLGDALLPKLPFEIIPLYFELDGSFPNHPANPLEPENLRDLQAAVVQHGADIGVAFDGDADRCFVIDEKGEPVSPSAITGMVARREIARAQAQGEATPTVIHNLLTSRAVPELVEHDGGRAVRTRVGHSFIKAVMAEEGAVFGGEHSAHFYFRDFWNADTGMLAAMHVLAALGEQDGPLSELGREYEPYVSSGEINSEIEDKAGAVERVSADFAAEDITVDTMDGSTFTANDGSFWFNLRPSNTEPFLRLNVEATDRTLMESVRDRVLSNVRR from the coding sequence GTGACTAGCGAACAGACAAAGACTTTTGACCTCTCGGCATCCTTCAAGGCCTACGACGTCCGGGGCATCGTGGGTGAATCCATCACCGCTGAAATCGTCGAAGCCGTGGGCGCCGCGTTCGTTGACGTCCTGGAACTGGAGGGCCAGACGATCCTGGTAGGCGGCGACATGCGTCCCTCCTCCCCCGAGTTTGCCAAGGCTTTCGCTGACGGCGCAGCCACCCGCGGCGCCGACGTGAAGCTCCTTGACCTGATCTCCACCGATGAGCTCTACTTCGCCTGTGGCTCCCTCAACGCCGCCGGCGCCACGTTCACCGCCAGCCACAACCCTGCCGAATACAACGGCATCAAGATGTCGAAGGCCGGCGCGCAGCCCATCTCCTCCGAATCTGGCCTCAAAGAGATCCAGGCCCTGGCCGAGAAATACCTCAACGAAGGCTCCATCCCGGCAGCCCCCAAGCGCGGCCTGATCGGCGTCCACGACGTCCTGAAGGACTACTCCGAGTACCTCCGCCAGCTGGTGGACCTCTCCGGTTCCCGGCCGCTCAAGGTGGTTGTGGACGCAGGCAACGGCATGGCCGGCCTCACCACCCCGGCGGTGCTGGGCGACGCCCTGCTGCCCAAGCTGCCCTTCGAGATCATTCCCCTGTACTTCGAACTGGACGGTTCCTTCCCGAACCACCCGGCCAACCCCCTCGAGCCGGAGAACCTCCGCGACCTGCAGGCCGCCGTCGTTCAGCACGGTGCGGACATCGGCGTGGCATTCGACGGCGACGCCGACCGCTGCTTCGTCATCGACGAAAAGGGCGAGCCCGTCTCGCCGTCGGCCATCACCGGTATGGTGGCACGCCGCGAAATCGCCCGCGCCCAGGCGCAGGGCGAGGCCACGCCCACCGTCATCCACAATCTGCTCACCTCCCGTGCGGTGCCGGAACTGGTAGAGCACGACGGCGGCCGCGCCGTCCGCACGCGTGTGGGCCACTCGTTCATCAAGGCAGTCATGGCTGAGGAAGGTGCTGTGTTCGGCGGCGAGCACTCTGCCCACTTCTACTTCCGCGACTTCTGGAATGCAGACACCGGGATGCTCGCGGCGATGCACGTGCTTGCAGCCCTCGGCGAGCAGGACGGTCCGCTGTCCGAGCTCGGCCGCGAGTACGAGCCCTATGTCTCTTCCGGCGAGATCAACTCGGAAATCGAGGACAAGGCGGGAGCCGTGGAGCGCGTCAGCGCAGACTTTGCCGCCGAGGACATCACCGTGGACACCATGGACGGCAGCACCTTCACGGCAAATGACGGCAGCTTCTGGTTCAACCTGCGCCCGTCCAACACGGAGCCCTTCCTCCGCCTGAACGTGGAAGCAACGGACCGGACCCTGATGGAAAGCGTCCGCGACCGCGTGCTGTCCAATGTCCGGCGCTAA
- a CDS encoding ATP-dependent DNA helicase RecQ — MVDTQNAALLSVSPELPSDTKSQALEVLRELVGHPAADFHDGQFEAIEALVDGGRRALVVQRTGWGKSAVYFVASLLLRRRGAGPTLIVSPLLALMRDQVAAAARAGVRAVAINSANQLDWDTVREQLAADEVDVLLVSPERLTNPSFRENQLPELIRRTGLLVIDEAHCISDWGHDFRPDYRRIADLITQLPESVPVLATTATANSRVVHDIEEQLGAGVLTIRGTLGRDSLRLGVLTLPNSRERLGWLLTHLADLPGSGIIYTLTVSAAEDTARLLAEAGHTVQAYTGRTDPADRERAEQMLKDNQVKALVATSALGMGFDKPDLGFVVHLGAPSSPVAYYQQVGRAGRGAANADVLLLPGSEDRDIWQYFATASMPSEEKATAVLTALAEAGTAVSTVALEARVDLRRTPLELLLKVLAVDGAVERVGGGWRSTGQPWIYDAERYRRIAEARVDEQDSMVIYQDTAGCRMEYITSVLDDETAHACGKCDNCAGRWFRADIAEDATAAAGQTLTRAGGVLEARLQWPSGMDRLGVPVKGKIKPDEGLADGRVLARLTDLGWGGALRELFAAGAADRPVDPAMLQACVQVLREWATGDGRNPGWSGAGRPAAIVSMPSRSKPELVRSLAQGISEIGRIPYLGELDLGHGGPTGSRGGNSAYRLAGVWDRVMVGPELEAAMATLGGQGVMLIDDLVDSRWTVTVAGRALRQAGAGAVLPLVLAQAG, encoded by the coding sequence ATGGTCGATACCCAGAACGCCGCCCTTCTTTCCGTTTCCCCTGAGTTGCCGTCCGACACAAAAAGCCAGGCACTGGAGGTTCTCCGCGAACTCGTGGGGCATCCGGCGGCGGATTTCCATGACGGACAGTTTGAGGCGATTGAAGCACTGGTCGACGGCGGCCGGCGGGCTTTGGTGGTCCAGCGCACCGGTTGGGGAAAATCGGCCGTGTACTTTGTGGCGTCCCTGCTGCTCCGGCGCCGCGGCGCCGGACCCACCCTGATCGTTTCGCCGCTGCTCGCCCTGATGCGGGACCAGGTGGCTGCCGCCGCCCGCGCCGGAGTGCGTGCCGTGGCCATCAACTCGGCGAACCAGCTGGACTGGGACACCGTCCGGGAACAGCTCGCTGCCGATGAAGTCGACGTGCTGCTGGTTTCGCCGGAACGGCTCACCAACCCGTCCTTCCGCGAGAACCAGCTGCCGGAGCTCATCCGGCGGACAGGCCTGCTGGTGATTGACGAGGCACACTGTATTTCGGACTGGGGCCACGACTTCCGGCCGGACTACCGCCGGATCGCTGACCTGATCACCCAGCTGCCGGAGTCCGTGCCTGTCCTGGCCACCACCGCTACAGCCAACTCGCGCGTGGTCCACGACATCGAGGAACAGCTGGGCGCCGGCGTCCTCACCATCCGCGGAACCCTTGGCCGGGATTCCCTGCGCCTGGGTGTTCTGACCCTCCCGAATTCCCGCGAACGGCTGGGCTGGCTCCTGACGCACCTTGCCGATCTGCCCGGCAGCGGCATCATCTACACGCTTACAGTCTCCGCCGCGGAGGACACCGCCCGGCTTCTCGCCGAAGCCGGGCACACAGTTCAGGCCTACACCGGCAGAACCGATCCCGCGGACCGGGAGCGCGCAGAGCAGATGCTCAAGGACAACCAGGTCAAGGCTCTGGTGGCCACCTCGGCGCTCGGCATGGGCTTCGACAAACCGGACCTTGGCTTCGTCGTCCACCTCGGGGCACCGTCCTCCCCGGTGGCGTACTACCAGCAGGTGGGCCGCGCGGGCCGTGGCGCGGCGAACGCAGATGTGCTGTTGCTGCCGGGTTCTGAAGACCGGGATATCTGGCAGTACTTCGCCACCGCCTCCATGCCGTCCGAGGAGAAAGCCACAGCGGTGCTGACAGCGTTGGCTGAAGCCGGAACTGCCGTGTCAACGGTGGCGTTGGAGGCCCGGGTGGATCTCCGCCGCACCCCGCTGGAGCTGCTGTTGAAGGTCCTGGCCGTGGATGGCGCCGTGGAACGTGTTGGCGGCGGGTGGCGTTCCACCGGCCAGCCCTGGATCTACGATGCCGAGCGTTACCGCCGGATCGCCGAGGCCAGGGTGGACGAGCAGGACTCCATGGTGATCTACCAGGACACCGCAGGGTGCCGGATGGAATACATCACCTCGGTCCTCGATGACGAGACGGCGCATGCCTGCGGGAAGTGCGATAACTGCGCGGGCCGCTGGTTCCGGGCCGACATCGCCGAGGACGCCACGGCAGCGGCGGGTCAGACCCTCACCCGCGCCGGCGGTGTCCTGGAGGCACGACTGCAGTGGCCCAGCGGCATGGACCGCCTGGGCGTTCCGGTCAAGGGCAAGATCAAGCCTGACGAAGGACTGGCGGACGGCCGCGTGCTGGCCAGGCTTACCGATCTCGGCTGGGGCGGGGCGCTGCGGGAACTCTTTGCGGCCGGCGCCGCAGACCGTCCGGTGGATCCTGCCATGCTCCAGGCCTGTGTCCAGGTCCTGCGGGAATGGGCTACCGGTGACGGCCGGAACCCGGGCTGGAGCGGTGCAGGACGGCCGGCCGCGATCGTCAGCATGCCTTCCCGGAGCAAGCCTGAACTCGTCCGCTCCCTTGCCCAGGGAATTTCGGAAATCGGCAGGATCCCTTACCTCGGCGAGCTGGACCTGGGCCACGGCGGACCCACTGGAAGCCGTGGCGGCAACAGCGCGTACCGGTTGGCCGGTGTTTGGGACCGCGTCATGGTGGGCCCGGAGTTGGAGGCCGCCATGGCAACACTTGGCGGGCAGGGCGTGATGCTGATCGACGACCTCGTGGACAGCCGTTGGACCGTTACCGTGGCTGGACGCGCCCTGCGCCAGGCGGGGGCGGGGGCTGTTCTTCCGCTCGTGCTTGCCCAGGCCGGCTGA
- a CDS encoding globin domain-containing protein: MLSDKSRPVIEATLPLVGSRIGAITPKFYARLFAAHPELLDGLFSRSNQRSGNQQQALAGSIAAFATHLVNNPGTLPETVLSRIAHRHASLGITEPQYQVVYEHLFAAIAEDLAEVITPEIAEAWTEVYWLMADALIKLEKGLYAAQANSKMWTPWKVAAKIPAGIGSMTFTLEPADDTPVTAALPGQYVSVKVQLPDGLRQVRQYSLSGDAGTSRSFTTKLDDGGEVSPVLHNAVEVGDILEISNPYGEITLKDGDGPVVLASAGIGCTPTASILRSLAESGSDRQVLVLHAESTLNSWALRGQMTDDVERLAGADLQLWLEEPHDGANEGFMSLREVDLPANASLYLCGPLPFMKHIRNEAINAGIPATRIHYEVFGPDIWLAS, from the coding sequence ATGCTCTCGGACAAATCCCGCCCCGTCATTGAGGCCACACTGCCGCTCGTCGGTTCCCGGATCGGCGCCATCACTCCCAAGTTCTACGCACGGCTGTTCGCGGCCCACCCGGAACTGTTGGATGGCCTGTTCAGCCGCTCCAACCAGCGCTCGGGCAACCAGCAGCAGGCGTTGGCCGGAAGCATCGCCGCTTTCGCCACGCACCTGGTCAACAACCCGGGCACCCTCCCCGAAACCGTGCTTTCCCGCATCGCCCACCGGCACGCGTCGCTCGGCATCACCGAGCCCCAGTACCAGGTGGTCTACGAACACCTCTTCGCGGCCATCGCGGAGGACCTGGCCGAGGTCATCACCCCGGAGATCGCCGAGGCCTGGACCGAAGTCTATTGGCTGATGGCCGACGCCCTGATCAAGCTTGAAAAGGGCCTCTACGCAGCACAGGCCAACAGCAAGATGTGGACCCCGTGGAAGGTCGCCGCCAAGATCCCTGCCGGCATCGGCTCCATGACCTTCACCCTCGAACCCGCTGACGATACCCCCGTCACGGCTGCCCTGCCGGGTCAGTACGTCAGCGTCAAGGTCCAGCTGCCGGACGGCCTGCGCCAGGTCCGGCAGTACTCACTTTCGGGCGATGCAGGCACCAGCCGCAGCTTCACCACCAAGCTCGACGACGGCGGCGAGGTCTCCCCCGTGCTGCACAACGCCGTCGAGGTTGGCGACATCCTGGAGATCTCCAACCCGTACGGCGAGATCACCCTCAAGGACGGCGACGGTCCGGTGGTCCTGGCTTCGGCCGGCATCGGCTGCACGCCGACGGCGTCGATCCTGCGCTCCCTCGCCGAGTCGGGCTCCGACCGGCAGGTGCTGGTGCTGCACGCGGAAAGCACCCTGAACAGCTGGGCGCTGCGCGGTCAGATGACGGACGACGTCGAACGCCTGGCGGGTGCCGACCTCCAGCTGTGGCTCGAAGAGCCACACGACGGGGCCAACGAGGGTTTCATGTCCCTGCGCGAAGTGGACCTGCCGGCCAACGCGTCGCTGTACCTTTGCGGACCGCTGCCGTTTATGAAGCACATCCGCAACGAGGCCATCAACGCCGGCATCCCGGCCACTCGCATCCACTACGAGGTCTTCGGGCCGGACATCTGGCTGGCCAGCTGA
- a CDS encoding Rrf2 family transcriptional regulator, with protein sequence MKINAFADVSLRALMVLAAAPGATLLTTQNIADAVGTPYNHVSKAMARLRSLGLIEVERGRSGGSRLSSVGRRATVGQVLRDLDTRTDAADCIAPGRECPLIHECRLRAALARAREAFYRELDGVVVAELPGSRQMAPVFQLIGLRPGL encoded by the coding sequence ATGAAAATCAACGCCTTTGCAGACGTCAGCCTCCGGGCGCTGATGGTTCTGGCCGCCGCGCCCGGGGCCACCCTCCTGACCACGCAGAACATCGCCGATGCCGTGGGCACGCCGTACAACCACGTCAGCAAGGCGATGGCCAGGCTGCGCAGCCTGGGCCTGATCGAGGTAGAGCGCGGCAGGTCGGGCGGATCCCGGCTCAGCTCCGTTGGCCGCCGGGCAACGGTGGGCCAGGTCCTGCGGGACCTGGACACCCGGACGGACGCCGCCGACTGCATCGCGCCGGGCCGCGAATGCCCGCTGATCCATGAATGCAGGCTTCGCGCCGCGCTGGCCCGCGCCCGTGAAGCGTTTTACCGGGAACTTGATGGAGTGGTTGTGGCCGAACTTCCCGGCTCGCGGCAGATGGCACCCGTCTTCCAGCTGATCGGCCTGCGCCCCGGCCTATAG
- a CDS encoding prolyl oligopeptidase family protein, with the protein MTTTAADQAPGSSPAPEPTDENVWLEEIYGEAPLAWVREQNARTEDLLEDADYVGLEGSILEVLDSTDRIAMVGKRGERYYNFWKDQANPKGLWRRTTWESYLTDSPDWDVLLDVDALAAAEGEEWVFHGATFLRPAAGEPYRLALLALSPDGGDANRYREFDVGTRTFVDPADGGFDLPTAKGNVSWLDADTLLVASTAGDLPRTASSYARTAVTLRRGEALSAAARLFEVPEDHMMAVVAHDSTPGFERTFAVDYIDFYNRSTFIRWDDAWLEIDAPTDVNLSAHREWLLFRPQQDWSVEGNTYPAGSLLAAKFEDYLAGARDLLVLFTPDAHTSLQSWSWTRNFLLLNLLRDVSSEIRVLDPSVPGIAADGRTANGGAADGGAWASSLLDACPPLHDVNAYAVDDEDEGPAGGGAGDDFWLVATGFTTPSTLMRGSLTRDPAGTAGSGGDVAGTAGVVSSHAAVKASPSFFNDDQYEVQQHFAVSADGTRVPYFQVASRDLVLDGQNPTQLSGYGGFEVSRTPAYSGTVGRAWLERRTATSGGPGEAAHSRGGVYVVANIRGGGEYGPSWHRAALKENRHRAFEDFAAVAQHLVHRGVTSRERLGCVGGSNGGLLVGNMLTTYPELFGAISCGVPLLDMRRYTKLSAGHSWIAEYGDPDVAAEWEYIKTFSPYHLLKDGVEYPETFIWTATSDDRVGPVQARKMAARMQAMGIPNVWFHEALEGGHAGASDNRQAAALQARSQHFLWRTLAGG; encoded by the coding sequence ATGACCACCACTGCAGCTGATCAAGCGCCCGGTTCATCGCCCGCCCCCGAACCCACTGATGAGAACGTCTGGCTGGAGGAGATCTACGGCGAGGCACCGCTTGCCTGGGTCCGGGAGCAGAACGCCCGCACCGAGGACCTTTTGGAGGACGCCGATTACGTGGGCCTGGAAGGGAGCATCCTGGAGGTGCTGGACTCCACGGACCGGATCGCCATGGTGGGCAAGCGCGGCGAGCGGTACTACAACTTCTGGAAGGACCAGGCGAACCCGAAGGGGCTGTGGCGCCGCACCACCTGGGAAAGCTACCTGACGGACTCCCCTGACTGGGATGTCCTGCTGGACGTGGATGCCCTCGCCGCCGCCGAAGGTGAGGAGTGGGTCTTCCACGGCGCCACGTTCCTGCGCCCCGCCGCGGGAGAGCCGTACCGCCTCGCGCTGCTGGCCCTCTCCCCCGACGGCGGCGACGCCAACCGCTACCGCGAGTTCGACGTCGGGACCCGCACCTTTGTTGACCCGGCCGACGGCGGCTTCGACCTGCCGACGGCGAAGGGGAACGTCTCGTGGCTGGACGCGGACACGCTGCTGGTCGCCTCCACGGCCGGGGACCTGCCGCGGACCGCCTCCTCGTACGCCCGGACGGCTGTCACCCTGCGGCGTGGCGAGGCCCTCTCCGCGGCTGCCCGGCTTTTTGAGGTGCCGGAGGACCACATGATGGCCGTGGTGGCGCACGATTCCACTCCCGGTTTTGAGCGCACGTTCGCCGTGGACTACATCGATTTCTACAACCGCAGCACGTTCATCCGCTGGGACGACGCCTGGCTCGAGATCGACGCGCCGACAGACGTGAACCTCAGCGCGCACCGCGAATGGCTCCTGTTCCGGCCGCAGCAGGACTGGTCCGTTGAGGGCAACACGTACCCCGCCGGGTCCTTGTTGGCCGCGAAATTCGAGGACTACCTTGCCGGGGCGCGGGATCTCTTGGTGCTGTTTACGCCGGATGCGCACACTTCGCTGCAGTCGTGGAGCTGGACGCGGAATTTCCTGCTGCTGAACCTGTTGCGGGACGTCTCGTCCGAGATCCGCGTGCTGGATCCCTCTGTTCCCGGCATTGCGGCCGACGGGCGTACGGCCAACGGGGGCGCGGCCGACGGCGGCGCCTGGGCTTCGTCGCTGCTGGATGCCTGCCCGCCGCTGCACGACGTCAACGCCTACGCGGTGGACGACGAAGATGAGGGACCGGCCGGCGGCGGTGCGGGCGACGACTTCTGGCTGGTCGCCACCGGATTCACCACCCCCAGCACGCTGATGCGCGGAAGCCTCACGCGGGATCCTGCCGGGACCGCTGGCTCCGGCGGGGACGTTGCCGGGACGGCTGGCGTGGTGAGCAGCCATGCGGCAGTCAAGGCGTCGCCGTCGTTCTTTAATGACGACCAGTACGAGGTGCAGCAGCACTTCGCCGTCTCCGCAGACGGCACCCGCGTCCCCTACTTCCAGGTGGCCTCGCGGGACCTTGTCCTGGACGGGCAGAACCCCACGCAGCTCTCAGGCTACGGCGGCTTCGAAGTCTCCCGGACCCCTGCGTACAGCGGAACCGTCGGCAGGGCTTGGCTGGAACGCAGGACCGCCACCTCCGGCGGGCCCGGCGAGGCCGCGCACTCCCGCGGCGGTGTCTACGTGGTGGCCAACATCCGGGGCGGCGGCGAATACGGGCCGTCCTGGCACCGGGCCGCGCTCAAGGAAAACCGGCACCGCGCCTTCGAGGACTTTGCCGCCGTGGCGCAGCACCTCGTCCACCGTGGCGTCACCTCCCGGGAACGGCTTGGCTGCGTCGGCGGTTCCAACGGCGGACTGCTGGTGGGCAACATGCTCACCACCTACCCGGAACTTTTCGGGGCTATCTCCTGCGGCGTTCCGCTGCTCGACATGAGGCGCTACACCAAGCTCTCCGCCGGGCACTCCTGGATCGCAGAATACGGCGACCCGGACGTGGCGGCGGAATGGGAGTACATCAAGACCTTCTCCCCGTACCACCTGCTCAAGGACGGCGTGGAGTACCCCGAAACATTCATCTGGACGGCCACGTCGGATGACAGGGTGGGACCGGTCCAGGCCCGCAAAATGGCCGCCCGGATGCAGGCGATGGGCATCCCGAATGTCTGGTTCCACGAAGCGCTGGAAGGCGGGCACGCCGGAGCTTCGGACAACCGGCAGGCCGCCGCGCTACAGGCCCGCAGCCAGCACTTCCTATGGCGGACGCTGGCAGGCGGTTGA
- a CDS encoding MFS transporter — protein sequence MAVSNSRGEETSTSQAWNPRLALLVAATFFMEFLDGTILTTAIPNIASDFGVPAADVNITMTAYLMTVAMGIPLSGWLAERVGACKVFCFAIALFTLASLACAVSPDLTVLTLSRILQGAGGAMMVPVGTLLVLRGTPKSELLRATAFLVWPALLAPVLAPLVGGALTTYLSWHWIFLINLPLGAAAFIAALSLVPAGAGDSARQLDWLGLLLTTTGVGALVVGLELATAHPDGPWAAIGAVAGVCALAAAVLWMRRAKNPLFDLSVFSTRTFRAMATGGFVYRLTISSVPFLLPLMFQTGFGWSPLHAGIMVAAVFIGNIGIKPATTPLIRRFGFRAMLVFGSLASAVTFALCALLTPDTPQALIFALLVCSGAFRSIGFSAYASVQYADIAPSQLTSANSVSATLVQLAAGAGIAVGALLIRVFDGVAAFPADHAGPFRGAFLTMAVLMLFSTADSLSLHRQAGAEVSRPGQARAEEQPPPPPGAGRVQPR from the coding sequence ATGGCAGTAAGCAATTCCCGGGGCGAGGAAACCAGCACAAGCCAGGCGTGGAATCCCCGCCTGGCGCTACTGGTGGCTGCCACATTCTTTATGGAGTTCCTGGACGGCACCATCCTCACCACGGCCATCCCCAACATCGCCAGCGACTTTGGTGTTCCGGCCGCCGACGTAAACATCACCATGACGGCCTACCTCATGACCGTGGCCATGGGAATCCCGCTCAGCGGCTGGCTTGCCGAACGCGTGGGGGCCTGCAAGGTATTCTGCTTCGCGATTGCCCTCTTCACACTCGCCTCATTGGCCTGCGCCGTCAGCCCCGACCTGACCGTGCTGACGCTGAGCCGGATCCTGCAGGGCGCCGGCGGGGCCATGATGGTTCCGGTCGGCACACTCCTGGTCCTGCGCGGCACACCCAAATCGGAGCTCCTGCGCGCCACGGCCTTCCTGGTGTGGCCCGCGCTGCTGGCGCCCGTACTGGCACCGCTGGTGGGCGGCGCCTTGACCACCTACCTGTCGTGGCACTGGATCTTCCTCATCAACCTGCCGTTGGGCGCAGCCGCCTTCATCGCGGCACTCAGTCTGGTACCAGCCGGCGCCGGAGACAGCGCCCGCCAGCTCGACTGGCTGGGCCTGCTCCTCACCACCACCGGCGTAGGTGCCCTGGTGGTTGGCCTGGAACTGGCCACCGCCCACCCCGACGGGCCATGGGCAGCTATCGGCGCGGTTGCAGGGGTATGCGCCCTCGCGGCCGCCGTGCTGTGGATGAGGCGGGCCAAGAACCCTCTGTTCGATCTCAGTGTTTTTTCCACCCGCACCTTCCGGGCCATGGCCACCGGCGGGTTCGTCTACCGCTTGACCATCAGTTCGGTGCCGTTCCTCCTGCCCCTGATGTTCCAGACCGGTTTCGGCTGGTCACCGCTGCACGCCGGAATTATGGTGGCGGCCGTGTTCATCGGCAACATCGGCATCAAACCGGCCACCACGCCGCTGATCCGACGTTTCGGTTTCCGGGCCATGCTGGTCTTCGGCTCCCTGGCATCGGCTGTGACCTTCGCACTGTGCGCCCTGCTCACGCCGGACACGCCACAGGCCCTGATATTCGCCCTGCTGGTGTGCAGCGGGGCCTTCCGCTCCATTGGCTTCTCCGCCTACGCGTCGGTGCAGTACGCGGACATTGCACCCTCCCAGCTGACCTCGGCCAACTCCGTGTCGGCGACCCTGGTGCAGCTCGCCGCGGGCGCCGGCATCGCCGTTGGCGCCCTGCTGATCCGGGTTTTCGACGGCGTGGCGGCCTTCCCAGCAGATCACGCTGGCCCCTTCCGCGGAGCCTTCCTCACCATGGCCGTCCTGATGCTCTTCAGTACGGCGGACAGCCTGTCACTGCACCGGCAGGCCGGCGCGGAGGTCAGCCGGCCTGGGCAAGCACGAGCGGAAGAACAGCCCCCGCCCCCGCCTGGCGCAGGGCGCGTCCAGCCACGGTAA